Proteins from a genomic interval of Fundidesulfovibrio putealis DSM 16056:
- a CDS encoding DUF2491 family protein — protein sequence MFWKTSKEKKNYPGFPTLPDTLRIGAIVSIEPGEALRYEGLDLALPLPQGEMVVEAVSGMELFGLTIIRAYVKTGERQALFQFQQQKDGTVIDVNCLQVLQEIYPGSESDWGQWLGEGGLIGGADLTSPQGATYARDWGDGSYSPPFDAQEKIFTAPDSAPIVVNHKMMLYSREIADTQEFMLLSADEEPGQALVRCLTGVVMTPQALKIF from the coding sequence ATGTTCTGGAAGACCAGCAAGGAGAAGAAAAATTATCCCGGCTTTCCCACCCTGCCAGACACCCTGCGCATCGGCGCCATCGTGTCCATCGAGCCGGGCGAAGCCCTGCGCTATGAGGGCCTGGACCTGGCCCTGCCCCTGCCACAGGGCGAGATGGTGGTGGAGGCGGTCTCCGGCATGGAGCTGTTCGGCCTCACCATCATCCGGGCCTACGTGAAAACCGGCGAGCGCCAGGCGCTGTTCCAGTTCCAGCAACAAAAGGACGGCACGGTCATCGACGTGAACTGCCTCCAGGTGCTTCAGGAAATCTATCCCGGCAGCGAGTCCGACTGGGGTCAGTGGCTGGGCGAGGGCGGGCTGATCGGCGGCGCGGACCTGACCTCCCCCCAGGGAGCGACCTACGCGCGCGACTGGGGCGACGGGAGCTACTCCCCGCCCTTCGACGCGCAGGAGAAGATCTTCACCGCGCCGGACTCGGCCCCCATCGTGGTGAACCACAAGATGATGCTCTACAGCCGCGAGATCGCCGACACGCAGGAGTTCATGCTCCTCTCCGCAGACGAGGAGCCAGGCCAGGCCCTGGTGCGCTGCCTGACCGGCGTGGTGATGACCCCGCAGGCCCTGAAGATTTTCTAG